One Sphingomonas sp. KR3-1 DNA segment encodes these proteins:
- a CDS encoding CCA tRNA nucleotidyltransferase → MGGMILPDAEWRHREGLAELVAVLGDARFVGGSVRDTLLGLPVSDLDVATPLPPQRVMELLKAAHIRAVPTGIDHGTVTAVLPSGPVEVTTLRRDVSTDGRRATVAFTDDWREDAARRDFTMNALYADPATGEIFDYFDGKADLDARHVRFIGDPLQRIAEDHLRILRFFRFLARFGEVADAAGLEACTARARDLMALSRERIADELLKLLVTRDAVRVVELMIERGIFAPVLPEIASAERLAHLAAREAAAEVAPSAIRRLAALIPADPALADQIGARLKLSNAQRKRLASAVVPPEEPPHILAYRIGADAAFDRLLPSERPLAEALEVDGWQPPRFPLTGGAIVGRGIKAGPEVARLMKTIEEAWIAEGFPGEDRVAELADAAVAQALRSASSAQAASRSSARE, encoded by the coding sequence ATGGGCGGCATGATCCTGCCCGACGCCGAATGGCGCCACCGCGAGGGGCTGGCGGAGCTGGTCGCAGTCCTTGGCGATGCCCGCTTCGTCGGCGGATCGGTGCGCGACACGCTGCTCGGCCTCCCGGTCTCCGATCTCGACGTCGCCACGCCGCTGCCGCCGCAGCGGGTGATGGAGCTGCTCAAGGCCGCGCATATCCGCGCGGTCCCCACCGGCATCGACCATGGCACGGTCACCGCCGTGCTGCCGAGCGGCCCGGTGGAAGTCACCACGCTGCGCCGCGACGTCTCCACCGACGGCCGCCGCGCCACCGTCGCCTTCACCGATGACTGGCGCGAGGATGCCGCCCGCCGCGATTTCACGATGAACGCGCTCTATGCCGATCCGGCGACGGGCGAGATCTTCGACTATTTCGACGGCAAGGCGGATCTCGACGCCCGCCATGTCCGCTTCATCGGCGATCCGCTGCAGCGCATCGCCGAGGATCACCTGCGCATCCTGCGCTTCTTCCGCTTCCTCGCCCGTTTCGGCGAAGTCGCCGACGCCGCCGGGCTGGAGGCCTGCACCGCCCGCGCCAGGGACCTGATGGCCCTGAGCCGCGAGCGCATCGCCGACGAGCTGCTCAAGCTGCTGGTCACGCGCGACGCCGTGCGCGTCGTGGAGCTGATGATCGAGCGCGGCATCTTCGCGCCGGTGTTGCCCGAGATCGCCTCGGCGGAGCGCCTGGCCCATCTCGCCGCGCGCGAGGCCGCGGCGGAAGTGGCGCCCAGTGCGATTCGCCGCCTCGCTGCGCTGATCCCCGCCGATCCCGCGCTTGCCGACCAGATCGGCGCGCGGCTCAAGCTCTCCAATGCCCAGCGCAAGCGCCTCGCCTCGGCCGTAGTGCCGCCCGAGGAACCGCCCCATATTCTCGCCTATCGCATCGGCGCCGATGCTGCGTTCGACCGGCTGCTACCCTCCGAACGCCCACTCGCCGAGGCGCTGGAGGTCGATGGCTGGCAGCCGCCGCGCTTCCCGCTCACCGGCGGGGCGATCGTCGGGCGGGGGATCAAGGCCGGGCCCGAGGTGGCGCGGCTGATGAAGACCATCGAGGAAGCGTGGATCGCCGAGGGGTTCCCGGGCGAGGACCGCGTCGCCGAGCTGGCCGACGCGGCAGTGGCTCAGGCGCTGCGTTCGGCGAGCAGTGCCCAGGCGGCGTCCCGCTCGAGCGCGCGCGAATAG
- a CDS encoding CoA pyrophosphatase — protein MSLADRLRTALAVDHTPLLLPGDHYDFDPAIRGNPAAVLIAVTDRAAPGVILTQRTETLRAHAGQVAFPGGRIDPGDDGPVGAALREANEEIALPPSAVDVVGMTDSYRTVTNYVVTPVIGVVPPDLQLTPSEAEVASVFEVPLDFLLDSVNQREQRVQYQGRERRYYEILWQERRIWGATAAMLVNLSRRLKWAA, from the coding sequence GTGAGCCTGGCCGATCGCCTGCGTACCGCGCTCGCGGTCGATCACACGCCCTTGCTGCTGCCGGGCGATCACTATGACTTCGATCCTGCGATCCGGGGCAACCCCGCTGCCGTGCTGATCGCGGTCACCGATCGCGCCGCGCCCGGCGTGATCCTCACCCAGCGCACCGAGACGCTGCGCGCCCATGCCGGTCAGGTCGCCTTTCCCGGCGGCCGCATCGATCCGGGCGACGACGGCCCGGTGGGTGCCGCGCTGCGCGAAGCGAATGAGGAGATCGCGTTGCCGCCCTCCGCCGTCGACGTGGTCGGCATGACCGACAGCTACCGCACCGTCACCAACTATGTCGTCACCCCGGTGATCGGCGTGGTACCGCCCGATCTGCAGCTCACCCCGTCGGAAGCCGAGGTCGCCAGCGTGTTCGAGGTGCCGCTCGACTTCCTGCTCGACAGCGTCAACCAGCGCGAGCAACGCGTGCAATATCAGGGCCGCGAGCGGCGCTATTACGAGATACTCTGGCAGGAGCGCCGGATATGGGGAGCGACGGCGGCGATGCTGGTCAATCTGTCGAGGCGGCTGAAATGGGCGGCATGA
- a CDS encoding DUF1285 domain-containing protein codes for MPSTPPPDFASLSLAEIARLAEENRLPPVDSWNPSHCGHSDMRIARDGTWFHQGSPIGRLPMVRLFSTILRREPDGRFVLVTPVEKLDIDVEDAPFTAVEMKREGEGAAMKLAFRLNTGDLVSAGPDHGLRFEEREDGPRPYLHVRGGLEALVARSVYYELAEIALANGSTPPGVWSNGAFFALEPGA; via the coding sequence ATGCCGTCCACGCCCCCGCCCGACTTCGCCAGCCTGTCGCTCGCCGAGATCGCCCGGCTCGCCGAGGAGAACCGCCTGCCGCCCGTCGACAGCTGGAACCCGTCGCATTGCGGGCATAGCGACATGCGCATCGCCCGCGACGGCACCTGGTTCCACCAGGGCTCGCCGATCGGCCGGCTGCCGATGGTCCGCCTGTTCTCGACGATCCTGCGCCGCGAGCCCGATGGCCGCTTCGTCCTGGTCACCCCGGTCGAGAAGCTCGACATCGATGTCGAGGACGCGCCCTTCACCGCGGTGGAGATGAAGCGCGAAGGCGAAGGCGCGGCGATGAAGCTCGCCTTCCGGCTCAACACCGGCGATCTCGTCTCGGCTGGGCCCGACCATGGCCTGCGCTTCGAGGAGCGCGAGGACGGCCCCCGCCCCTATCTCCACGTCCGTGGCGGGCTCGAGGCGCTGGTCGCGCGCAGCGTCTATTACGAGCTGGCCGAGATCGCGCTCGCCAATGGCAGCACGCCGCCCGGCGTGTGGAGCAACGGCGCCTTCTTCGCGCTGGAGCCCGGCGCGTGA
- a CDS encoding N-acetyltransferase, whose protein sequence is MIALLPLETVDPQAVETLLDRAFGPGRRARTAYKVRLGTSPVPELSFAAVAEDGSLLGSIQSWPVALECDGGGSVPMVMVGPVAVQPDRQQGGIGRMLMERMLEAAAASTLPGADALMLIGDPEYYGRFFDFTADRTGGWRLPGPFEARRLLARGAGVPAGPGMLGARLRRAA, encoded by the coding sequence GTGATCGCATTGCTCCCGCTCGAGACCGTGGATCCTCAGGCCGTCGAGACTTTGCTCGACCGTGCTTTTGGTCCGGGCCGACGCGCGCGCACTGCGTACAAGGTTCGCCTTGGCACTTCGCCCGTTCCCGAACTCAGCTTCGCCGCGGTGGCGGAGGATGGCAGCCTGCTCGGCTCGATCCAGAGCTGGCCGGTGGCGCTCGAATGCGATGGCGGCGGCAGCGTGCCGATGGTGATGGTCGGCCCGGTCGCGGTCCAGCCCGATCGTCAGCAGGGCGGCATCGGCCGCATGCTGATGGAGCGGATGCTCGAGGCAGCGGCTGCCTCGACGCTTCCGGGTGCCGACGCGCTGATGCTGATCGGCGACCCCGAATATTACGGCCGCTTCTTCGATTTCACTGCGGACAGGACCGGCGGCTGGCGCCTTCCCGGCCCGTTCGAGGCACGTCGCCTGCTCGCCCGCGGCGCCGGCGTCCCCGCTGGCCCTGGCATGCTGGGGGCACGTCTTCGACGGGCAGCGTAG
- a CDS encoding dihydroneopterin aldolase, with product MPDSLKLQVHDLEVEVLTGVYSEETHLPQPLRISVTVDIDMPERFAPDTPLKASKNYMDVKHAATDALPKDVHFTLVEAVAEHICDTLFVGDARVRRIEVRIVKLAIAEQGESIGITLVRERKA from the coding sequence TTGCCCGATTCCCTGAAGCTCCAGGTGCACGACCTGGAAGTCGAAGTCCTCACCGGCGTCTATTCGGAAGAGACGCACCTGCCGCAGCCGCTGCGCATCTCGGTGACGGTGGACATCGACATGCCCGAGCGCTTCGCGCCGGACACGCCGCTCAAGGCCTCGAAGAACTATATGGACGTCAAGCACGCGGCGACCGACGCGTTGCCCAAGGACGTGCACTTCACGCTGGTCGAGGCCGTGGCCGAGCATATCTGCGACACGCTGTTCGTCGGCGATGCGCGGGTGCGCCGGATCGAGGTACGAATCGTCAAGCTGGCGATCGCCGAGCAGGGCGAATCGATCGGAATCACGCTGGTGCGCGAGCGGAAGGCGTAA
- a CDS encoding energy transducer TonB, whose amino-acid sequence MSYADRNTSGSRVVAIVLVAIIVAGMGYAFVTGLAYQYIKKQAEKLNTFDVQEPPPPPEEVPPPPPPPDTPVPPPPTQIAVPPSLVQVPTPAPPIQTTPNIPTIAPPITPPAPPAPPAAPQPPAPPRIAKKLTPRGSPQGWVTDDDYPAAALRAEQAGTVRFRLDVDPTGKVTNCTVTGSSGVSVLDSTACSLLKRRARFNPAEDESGNKIAAPYNGSFTWKIPS is encoded by the coding sequence ATGTCTTACGCTGACCGTAATACAAGTGGCAGTCGCGTTGTCGCGATCGTACTGGTCGCGATCATCGTGGCTGGCATGGGGTACGCCTTCGTCACGGGCCTTGCATATCAATATATCAAGAAGCAGGCGGAAAAGCTGAACACGTTCGACGTGCAAGAGCCGCCGCCCCCGCCCGAGGAAGTGCCGCCGCCGCCGCCGCCGCCGGATACCCCGGTTCCGCCGCCGCCCACTCAAATCGCTGTTCCGCCGTCGCTGGTGCAGGTGCCGACTCCGGCCCCGCCCATCCAGACGACGCCGAACATTCCCACCATCGCACCGCCGATCACGCCGCCGGCTCCGCCTGCGCCTCCGGCTGCACCGCAGCCGCCGGCTCCGCCGCGGATCGCCAAGAAGCTCACGCCGCGCGGCTCGCCGCAGGGCTGGGTGACCGACGACGATTATCCTGCCGCCGCACTGCGCGCCGAGCAGGCCGGTACCGTCCGTTTCCGCCTCGACGTGGATCCTACGGGCAAGGTGACCAACTGCACCGTGACGGGTTCGAGCGGCGTGTCCGTTCTCGACTCCACGGCTTGCTCGCTGCTCAAGCGCCGCGCCCGGTTCAACCCGGCCGAGGACGAGAGCGGCAACAAGATCGCGGCACCTTACAACGGCAGCTTCACCTGGAAGATTCCGAGCTAA
- a CDS encoding MotA/TolQ/ExbB proton channel family protein codes for MLTTILAAAAPKGENPYGLIPALREGGLISQTVFGILVLMLFFSLYILFTKLFEQQKILNQAKRVRAGFWNANSLREGAAKLEKNSAYRQLVDDGLAAQEQHSKLTDPVEAHDWLHGSLARSEDLINSQLKSGLSFLATVGSTAPFIGLFGTVIGIIRALVKIGAAGQASIDAVAGPVGEALIMTAVGLAVAVPAVLAYNWLQARNKKINESLSAFANDLLGYLASDGRVRPVVGKAAPAKAAPAATTSTAPRA; via the coding sequence ATGCTCACGACCATTCTCGCCGCTGCGGCGCCCAAGGGCGAAAACCCGTACGGCCTCATCCCCGCGCTCCGTGAGGGCGGCCTGATCTCGCAGACGGTGTTCGGCATTCTGGTGCTGATGCTGTTCTTCTCGCTCTACATCCTGTTCACCAAGCTGTTCGAGCAGCAGAAGATCCTCAACCAGGCGAAGCGCGTCCGCGCCGGTTTCTGGAACGCCAACAGCCTGCGCGAAGGCGCTGCCAAGCTCGAGAAGAACTCGGCCTATCGCCAGCTGGTCGATGACGGCCTGGCCGCTCAGGAGCAGCACTCGAAGCTGACCGATCCGGTCGAAGCCCATGACTGGCTGCACGGCTCGCTCGCCCGCTCGGAGGACCTGATCAACTCGCAGCTGAAGAGCGGCCTGTCGTTCCTCGCCACCGTGGGTTCGACCGCTCCGTTCATCGGTCTGTTCGGTACGGTTATCGGCATCATCCGCGCGCTCGTGAAGATCGGTGCCGCTGGCCAGGCGTCGATCGACGCGGTCGCCGGTCCGGTCGGTGAAGCGCTGATCATGACCGCCGTCGGTCTCGCCGTCGCCGTTCCGGCCGTGCTCGCCTACAACTGGCTGCAGGCGCGCAACAAGAAGATCAACGAGAGCCTCAGCGCTTTCGCGAACGATCTGCTCGGCTACCTCGCTTCGGACGGCCGCGTGCGTCCGGTCGTTGGCAAGGCTGCTCCGGCCAAGGCCGCTCCGGCCGCGACGACCAGCACCGCGCCGCGCGCCTAA
- a CDS encoding biopolymer transporter ExbD, translating into MAMSVGGGGEDAPMSDINTTPLVDVMLVLLIIFLITVPVVIQTVKLELPKVQFEPTITKPENVALSVTAEGGQCKVFWGMTPVTSKELLDKAVKKLQDEIKKQGGINAAGLELPEVHIRGDVNTPYRCIGGTIFTMQMAGFVKVGFISEPPAGSATVRL; encoded by the coding sequence ATGGCGATGAGCGTAGGCGGGGGCGGTGAAGACGCCCCCATGTCGGACATCAATACCACGCCGCTCGTCGACGTGATGCTGGTGCTCCTCATCATCTTCCTGATCACGGTTCCGGTCGTGATCCAGACGGTGAAGCTGGAGCTGCCGAAGGTTCAGTTCGAACCGACCATCACCAAGCCCGAGAACGTGGCCCTTTCGGTCACGGCCGAAGGCGGTCAGTGCAAGGTTTTCTGGGGCATGACCCCGGTGACGAGCAAGGAACTGCTCGATAAGGCGGTCAAGAAGCTTCAGGACGAGATCAAGAAGCAGGGCGGCATCAACGCTGCCGGCCTCGAGCTGCCCGAAGTGCACATCCGCGGCGACGTGAATACCCCGTACCGCTGCATCGGCGGCACGATCTTCACGATGCAGATGGCCGGGTTCGTCAAGGTCGGCTTCATCTCCGAGCCCCCCGCGGGCTCCGCCACGGTCCGTCTCTGA
- a CDS encoding biopolymer transporter ExbD, which translates to MAMSMGGADDGPMMEINTTPLIDVMLVLLIMIIMTIPIQTHAVKVDLPQSNNQPQNIVEPEKNKVYIDAQGQVFWNSAPIDDVTLRQYLDQTLQMSPEPELHFQPDPQARYEVVDRVLAIIKRANVNKLGFVGNEQYRNDF; encoded by the coding sequence ATGGCAATGAGCATGGGCGGTGCCGACGACGGCCCGATGATGGAAATCAACACGACGCCGCTGATCGACGTCATGTTGGTGCTCCTGATCATGATCATCATGACGATCCCGATTCAGACGCATGCGGTGAAGGTCGACCTTCCTCAGTCGAACAACCAGCCGCAGAACATCGTCGAGCCGGAGAAGAACAAGGTCTATATCGACGCCCAGGGCCAGGTTTTCTGGAACAGCGCGCCGATCGACGACGTGACGCTTCGCCAGTATCTGGATCAGACGCTGCAGATGTCGCCCGAGCCGGAGCTGCACTTCCAGCCCGACCCGCAGGCACGCTACGAAGTCGTCGACCGCGTTCTCGCGATCATCAAGCGCGCGAACGTGAACAAGCTCGGCTTCGTCGGCAACGAGCAGTATCGCAACGATTTCTGA
- a CDS encoding tetratricopeptide repeat protein → MRTALIVLAAAPFALAALPAQAQAQNGDPVASAAIFDGNYSQAEQQLNAKLRLDPGQPELLLNLAAVYAQTGRTAEARALYIQVLQQRDVEMDQSADRMAMSHAIANKGLQYIRTLQLSAR, encoded by the coding sequence ATGCGCACCGCGCTCATTGTCCTTGCAGCCGCCCCGTTCGCGCTCGCCGCGCTTCCCGCGCAGGCCCAGGCCCAGAACGGGGACCCCGTTGCCAGTGCCGCGATTTTCGACGGTAACTATTCCCAGGCCGAGCAGCAGCTCAACGCCAAGCTTCGCCTCGATCCCGGCCAGCCCGAGCTCCTGCTCAATCTCGCCGCGGTCTATGCCCAGACCGGACGCACCGCCGAGGCGCGGGCGCTCTACATCCAGGTGCTCCAGCAGCGCGATGTCGAGATGGACCAGTCGGCCGACCGCATGGCGATGTCGCATGCGATCGCCAACAAGGGTCTTCAATATATCCGCACGCTCCAGCTGAGCGCGCGCTGA
- the dcd gene encoding dCTP deaminase has protein sequence MILSDRWIREQALSTGMIEPFVEAQRREGCISYGLSSYGYDARVADEFKIFTNVDSAVVDPKDFAANSFVDRKTDVCIIPPNSFALARTVEYFRIPRDTLVICLGKSTYARCGIIVNVTPLEPEWEGHVTLEFSNTTPLPAKIYANEGACQFLFLKGDQPCETSYADRAGKYMGQRGVTLPRL, from the coding sequence ATGATCCTTTCAGACCGCTGGATTCGCGAACAGGCCCTCTCGACGGGCATGATCGAGCCCTTTGTCGAGGCGCAGCGCCGCGAGGGCTGCATCAGCTACGGCCTGTCGTCCTATGGCTATGACGCGCGCGTCGCCGACGAGTTCAAGATCTTCACCAATGTCGATTCGGCGGTGGTCGATCCCAAGGACTTCGCCGCGAACAGCTTCGTCGATCGCAAGACCGATGTGTGCATCATCCCGCCCAACAGCTTCGCGCTCGCCCGCACCGTCGAATATTTCCGCATCCCGCGCGACACGCTGGTCATCTGCCTCGGCAAGTCGACCTATGCGCGCTGCGGGATCATCGTGAACGTGACTCCGCTCGAACCCGAATGGGAAGGCCATGTCACGCTCGAATTCTCGAACACGACGCCGCTGCCCGCCAAGATCTATGCGAACGAGGGCGCGTGCCAGTTCCTGTTCCTGAAGGGCGACCAGCCCTGCGAGACCAGCTATGCCGACCGGGCGGGCAAATATATGGGCCAGCGCGGCGTCACCCTGCCCCGGCTCTGA
- a CDS encoding glycosyl hydrolase 115 family protein, with the protein MRGLAATAMMCAMFAIRPALACEGAVTICPSAGAGSFALIAGGRPASVLVDPGADPAVRHAANGFAGDLERVSGSKAARAATLAGLNGPVVLIGVLGQSPAIDALVRAGKIKPQDIAGEWEAFRQIVVDNPVPGVTRALVIVGSDRRGAVYGAYDISEKIGVSPWHWFADVPVAKRSNVFVTAGARRDQPKVRYRGFFINDEAPSFSTWAQKKFGGANAKAYAHIFELELRLKGNYLWPAMWAPRAFNDDDPQNKILADEMGIVMGTSHHEPMTRAQDEWHRNTAGGVTGGKWDYASNAANLRAFWRGGIERTMSKGDGKSYESLITVGMRGDGDEPMAEGTATKLLEGIVADQRNIIAEVTGRPADQQPQVWALYKEVQDYYDHGMQVPDDVTLLFSDDNWGQIRRLPDLGSAPRKGGYGVYYHFDYVGGPRNYKWLNTNQIEKSWQQMDLAWQRGARALWIVNVGDLKPMEYPLSFFLKQAWNPEAMTPAALAAFPEQWAGAQFGPAQGKAIGALLTRYSQLAARRKPELIDAGSFALGSGAGPVLDGGEFGAMLGEWDMLEAAMLKAKAGVPAERQDAFFELVEHPIAAMANLYRLYYAVAWNRRLAAAGDARANAFADQAEAAFARDQALSDRYHAIAGGKWDGMMLQTHIGYTSWQQPDTQVMPEVKRVAGTAGAIRFAAPARASEATVIEAGGYARAVGGKGLTWRVIPHLGRTQGAVLALPQGRPATKLEDGVRLEYAVPVAKAGALEVRLILAPTLGTGADGKLRVGLSLDGGPVQVLSDLLTPSPNAADSPAKRDWERAVEDNARVLGARFPGVSAGKHVVKVWRIDDNVVLQRIVVGTGPLPERYLGGS; encoded by the coding sequence ATGCGCGGACTGGCGGCGACAGCGATGATGTGTGCGATGTTCGCCATAAGACCGGCGCTGGCCTGCGAGGGCGCCGTGACGATCTGCCCAAGCGCCGGTGCCGGCAGCTTCGCGCTGATCGCGGGTGGCAGGCCGGCAAGCGTGCTGGTCGATCCCGGCGCCGATCCGGCGGTGCGCCATGCGGCGAACGGCTTTGCCGGTGATCTCGAGCGGGTAAGCGGCAGCAAGGCCGCGCGGGCGGCGACGCTGGCAGGCCTGAACGGGCCGGTAGTGCTGATCGGCGTGCTCGGCCAGAGCCCGGCGATCGATGCGCTGGTCCGTGCCGGCAAGATCAAGCCGCAGGACATTGCCGGCGAATGGGAAGCGTTTCGCCAGATCGTGGTCGACAATCCCGTGCCGGGCGTGACCCGCGCGCTGGTGATCGTCGGATCGGACCGGCGCGGCGCGGTCTATGGCGCATACGACATCTCGGAGAAGATCGGCGTGTCGCCCTGGCACTGGTTCGCCGACGTGCCGGTGGCGAAGCGGTCGAATGTCTTCGTCACCGCGGGCGCCCGGCGCGACCAGCCCAAGGTGCGCTATCGCGGCTTCTTCATCAACGACGAGGCGCCGAGCTTCTCGACCTGGGCGCAGAAGAAGTTCGGCGGCGCGAACGCCAAGGCCTATGCGCATATCTTCGAGCTCGAGCTGCGGCTGAAGGGCAATTACCTGTGGCCGGCGATGTGGGCGCCGCGCGCCTTCAACGACGACGATCCGCAGAACAAGATCCTTGCCGACGAGATGGGCATCGTGATGGGCACCTCGCACCACGAGCCGATGACGCGGGCGCAGGACGAGTGGCATCGCAACACCGCCGGCGGGGTCACCGGCGGCAAATGGGACTATGCGAGCAACGCCGCGAACCTGCGTGCCTTCTGGCGCGGCGGGATCGAGCGGACGATGTCGAAGGGCGACGGCAAGAGCTATGAGAGCCTGATCACCGTTGGCATGCGCGGCGATGGCGACGAGCCGATGGCCGAGGGCACCGCGACCAAGCTGCTTGAAGGCATCGTCGCCGACCAGCGCAACATCATCGCCGAGGTGACCGGCAGGCCGGCGGACCAGCAGCCGCAGGTCTGGGCGCTCTACAAGGAAGTGCAGGACTATTACGACCACGGCATGCAGGTGCCGGACGACGTCACCCTGCTGTTTTCCGACGACAATTGGGGCCAGATCCGCCGGCTGCCGGACCTGGGCAGCGCGCCGCGCAAGGGCGGCTACGGCGTTTATTATCACTTCGACTATGTCGGCGGCCCGCGCAACTACAAATGGCTCAATACCAACCAGATCGAGAAGAGCTGGCAGCAGATGGACCTGGCCTGGCAGCGCGGCGCCCGGGCGCTGTGGATCGTCAATGTCGGCGACCTCAAGCCGATGGAATATCCATTGAGCTTCTTCCTCAAACAGGCCTGGAACCCCGAGGCGATGACGCCCGCGGCGCTGGCAGCGTTTCCGGAGCAATGGGCGGGCGCGCAGTTCGGGCCCGCGCAGGGCAAGGCGATCGGCGCGTTGCTGACGCGCTATTCCCAGCTGGCGGCGCGGCGGAAGCCCGAGCTGATCGATGCGGGGAGCTTCGCGCTGGGCAGCGGCGCCGGGCCGGTGCTCGACGGGGGCGAGTTCGGCGCGATGCTGGGCGAATGGGATATGCTGGAAGCGGCGATGCTCAAGGCGAAGGCCGGCGTGCCGGCCGAGCGGCAGGATGCGTTCTTCGAGCTGGTCGAGCATCCGATCGCCGCGATGGCGAACCTCTATCGGCTCTATTACGCGGTCGCCTGGAACCGTCGCCTGGCCGCGGCGGGCGATGCCCGGGCCAATGCGTTCGCCGACCAGGCCGAGGCGGCCTTCGCGCGCGACCAGGCGTTGAGCGACCGCTATCACGCGATCGCCGGGGGCAAATGGGACGGGATGATGCTCCAGACCCATATCGGCTATACCAGCTGGCAGCAGCCCGACACGCAGGTTATGCCTGAGGTCAAGCGGGTGGCGGGGACGGCGGGCGCGATCCGGTTCGCGGCGCCCGCGCGGGCCAGCGAAGCGACAGTCATCGAGGCGGGCGGCTATGCCCGTGCGGTGGGCGGCAAAGGGCTGACCTGGCGCGTGATTCCGCATCTGGGGCGGACCCAGGGCGCGGTGCTGGCGCTGCCGCAGGGGCGCCCGGCGACCAAGCTGGAGGATGGCGTGCGGCTCGAATATGCCGTGCCGGTGGCGAAGGCCGGCGCGCTCGAAGTGCGGCTGATCCTTGCGCCGACGCTGGGCACGGGCGCGGACGGCAAACTGCGGGTCGGCTTGTCGCTCGATGGCGGCCCGGTGCAGGTGCTGAGCGACCTGCTCACGCCGTCGCCCAATGCCGCCGACAGCCCTGCGAAGCGCGACTGGGAGCGGGCGGTGGAGGACAATGCCCGCGTGCTGGGGGCGCGCTTCCCGGGGGTCTCCGCGGGCAAGCATGTGGTGAAGGTCTGGCGGATCGACGACAATGTCGTGTTGCAGCGGATCGTGGTGGGGACGGGGCCGCTGCCGGAGCGCTATCTGGGCGGGAGCTAG
- a CDS encoding VOC family protein, whose amino-acid sequence MPNLATTTLRPFVPGGKDFALSKRFYLALGFRLTFEAADIAGFACDSGAFLLQNHYDEGWAGNFMMQLVVEDLDAWWAHIQSLDLPNQFGVPAPKPPALMPWGLTIAFVVGPCGELWHVAQA is encoded by the coding sequence ATGCCCAACCTCGCCACCACCACGCTCCGCCCCTTCGTCCCCGGCGGCAAGGACTTCGCCCTGTCGAAGCGCTTCTATTTGGCGCTCGGCTTCCGCCTCACCTTCGAGGCCGCCGATATCGCGGGGTTCGCCTGCGATTCGGGCGCGTTCCTGCTCCAGAACCATTATGACGAAGGCTGGGCCGGCAACTTCATGATGCAGCTGGTGGTCGAGGATCTCGACGCCTGGTGGGCGCATATCCAGTCGCTCGACCTGCCGAACCAGTTCGGCGTACCCGCGCCCAAGCCGCCCGCACTGATGCCCTGGGGGCTCACCATCGCCTTTGTCGTCGGCCCCTGCGGCGAGCTCTGGCATGTGGCGCAGGCCTAG
- a CDS encoding SDR family oxidoreductase, which produces MPLPPLPSLRLDGKRALVTGAGRGIGAHGAAILAQAGAAVTLCARSGNEVEALAAALRDAGHQADAFALDVTDTEAVRREIAARGPFDILLNNAGANRIRPITEVTEEDYHAVLDLNLKAALFVAQAVAQGLLDAGKPGSIINLSSQMGHVGGPGRSLYSASKFALEGLTKCMAIDLAPHGIRVNTLCPTFIETALTRPILDMPGTRERVLGRIAFGRLGQMDELSGPLLLLASDASSLMTGSAVMVDGGWTAG; this is translated from the coding sequence ATGCCGCTGCCCCCGCTCCCCAGCCTCCGCCTCGACGGCAAGCGCGCCCTGGTCACCGGCGCGGGCCGCGGCATCGGGGCGCATGGCGCGGCGATCCTCGCCCAGGCCGGCGCAGCGGTAACCCTCTGCGCCCGCAGCGGAAACGAGGTCGAGGCCCTCGCCGCCGCGCTCCGCGACGCCGGCCACCAGGCCGATGCCTTCGCCCTCGACGTCACCGACACCGAAGCCGTCCGCCGCGAGATCGCTGCCCGCGGCCCCTTCGACATCCTCCTCAACAATGCCGGCGCCAACCGCATCCGCCCGATCACCGAGGTGACGGAGGAGGATTATCACGCCGTCCTCGATCTCAACCTCAAGGCGGCATTGTTCGTCGCCCAGGCCGTCGCCCAGGGCTTGCTCGATGCCGGAAAACCCGGCTCGATCATCAACTTGTCCTCGCAGATGGGCCATGTCGGCGGCCCGGGCCGCTCGCTCTACAGCGCCTCGAAATTCGCCCTTGAGGGCCTGACCAAGTGCATGGCGATCGACCTCGCCCCGCACGGCATCCGGGTCAACACGCTCTGCCCGACCTTCATCGAGACCGCGCTCACCCGCCCAATCCTCGACATGCCCGGCACCCGCGAGCGCGTGCTTGGCCGCATCGCCTTCGGCCGCCTCGGCCAGATGGACGAGCTCAGCGGCCCGCTGCTGCTCCTCGCCTCGGACGCCTCGAGCCTGATGACCGGCAGCGCAGTGATGGTCGATGGCGGCTGGACGGCGGGTTGA